From Symphalangus syndactylus isolate Jambi chromosome 5, NHGRI_mSymSyn1-v2.1_pri, whole genome shotgun sequence:
GaactactactcagcaataaagaaCAAACTACATGGATGAACTTCAAaagcattatactaagtgaaagaagccagaagcaaaaggctacatattgtaggATTGCATTTatctgacattctggaaaagacaaaactacagAGCAGAAATCACATCAATGGTAAAAGGATGGGATGGAATGCAAAAGGCCACAGAAGAACTTTCTGGGGTAAAGGATGTTCTATATTTGATTGTGGCAGTGGTTCATGATTGTATACATCTGTCAAAGGAATTTTTATTGcctataaattatactttaataaactttctcaaaagaaagggagaaaatggagGGGAAAAGCACTATGCTATATTTAATCATAAGAAAGTATGacgaaaaaataaagtaaaataaaagcactTATTACTTGTGAGcaagggaataaaaataaaaataagacatataatatttgtcctgCAGTAATCAGTCAACATGTGGGAAGTTCTCTGGGAGTTGAAGTTTTCACATTGTTACAGTGATCTGCAGTGGTaacagtattttattatatgacTATAATAAAGTTATATAGCTAGTCACATtcaaaattaatcttgttttaCCCAATAAGTCGATTTGGGAGTAGAATTAATCTTGTTCTTAATCCCTGTTGTCATGAGCTACATTAGCTACTACTCACATGATgctgtatttaaatttaaataaaaaattcagctcATCAGTTAAACTAGCCACATTTTAGGTGCTCAATAGTCACATGTTGCTGGTGGCTACCATATGGGACAGTGCAGATAGAGAACACTTCCATTATCACAGATTGTTCTATTAGTGCTGTTCTAGGGttgttattatttcaagataattTCTATCCTTCATTAATATCAGGTTATTTTAattcagccttttaaaattttaaggctGAAAACAATCAAACATATTAAgatcaatatttcattttataagcaAAGAAACAGGCACTGAGAcctgatttttttctgtagatgTCTTTTCATCAGTTTACTTCAAAAATACGCAGATCTGGAGAACCTTTCCGGTCGGCTAGGTACTGAGCGCGCTAGGCTCTACAGAGTGAAGGTTTAAATCCAAGGTCATGGCAAAACATCTGATGTTCATCACCAGGACTGTGATGGTACAGGAAGGGAACGTGGAAAGCGCATACAGGACCCTAAACAGAATCCTCACTATGGATGGGCTCATTGAGGACATTAAGCGTCGGCGGTATTATGAGAAGCCATGCCGCCGGCGACAGAGGGAAAGCTATGAAAGGTGCCGGCGGATCTACAACATGGAAATGGCTCGCAAGATCAACTTCTTGATGAGAAAGAATCGGGCAGATCCGTGGCAGGGCTGCTGAGGCCTGTGGATGGGACCCCCAGTGCGAAACCCTCATCCAGTTTTGTCTCCATCTCTTTTGTTTGTACAATCCCGTTTCCTATTACCGTTCTCTGCAATAAACTCAAATCAcatgtctgcaaaaaaaaaaacaaaaaaaaaacgcagATCTACTATGTATGTGGCAATGTGCTGAGCAATatgaattcaagaaaaaaataagattaaattcCTCCTCCAAAGAACTCATAATCTAGTACAGGGTAAAGATGCTCAGTGAGATCATCTCTAATGCGCTCTGATGGAGTATGTTCAGGAAGCTAACCAAAAGTCAACTCATCTATTCTGGGGGTTCTGGGATGCCTCCTggaaaaaagtgaaacaaaggaTAACGACATTAGGCAGAGGAGGCAGCAGGGGAGTTTTGAGGCATAGGGCACAAAACTAAAGCACTGAAGAAAGACTAAAGAGTTCCATATTTTTGGAATGGAATGTGAAGTATGAAAAGAAGAGTGAATACAGGCAACCCTGGAAAGTAATAAGCAGGTGCCACGTCatggaaagttttaaaaagaagagtgaaTACAGGCGACCCTGGAAAGTAAAAAGCAGGTGCCACATGATGGAAAGTTTACGTGTCATGCTAACATAGTTGGAGTTTTTATTCCCTTGGTGTTAAGAAGCCATGAAATGCAAGGGAATGAGAATGGTAGATTTTAGATCTGTATAAATCACTTGGGTGGCTACCAGAGGAGACAGAAAAAGGAGTCAAGGAGAGGGATGTTTtatctaagaatggtttttaaaataaaagcaggaTATGAGAGCTTAAACAAGGGCAATGACAGCAGTGATAGAAGgtacatttgagaaatatttagggAGTAAGTTTGACAGGAGTTGGTGAGTTCAGTTTTAAATACTTGAATTTGAGGAACCAGTGAAATACTCAGGTGAAGGTAGTTAGCTATGTAAGTGTGAAATGCAGGGGAGAGGTCTGAGATGAAGACATGTATTTTGGGGTGGGTGTTAATTTTAAACCATAAGGGTGTGTAGAAAAGTGCACCCAGGATAAAACTCCAAGGAATGGCAACATTTAGAATGCTTCCCTTAACAGAATCCACTGAAGGCAGGTGATTGAGAAGATATGgtcagagaagaaaggagagaatttCAAGGAGAAAGTTGTTCATATCAAACGCAGCAGAAGTATTCAGGATGAAAACTGAAAAGATACACTTTAAATTTAGCAATCAGATCATTTGTGACATCTGAAAGAGCAATTTCACTGGAATGATAAAGGGTTAAAGACCATAATGAGACGCAGTGAGGAGGTAAAAAGAGCAAGTGTAGACTACTCTCACAAAAATTAGGATGAGACCAACGGGAGGAACACAGAGCTCTATCCATAGAGGAGcttgttttcctattttttttaaagatataagaGTTTTCACAGCATAGAGTGACAGAAAAAGCCTGCAGACAGGGAGGAACTAAAAACACAGGACAAAGAGCAGATATATGAGGGAGCCAGGTCTCATAATACTGCTACCAAGCATCTCTACCTGGATGTCTCATCCCATCTCAAACACCGCAAGTCTAAGAGTGCACTCTGATCTCCCCGCTGCAATCTGATCTTTTCAACACAGTTTTCCGTTTCAGTAAATGGCATTACCATGTTACCTGGTGCTTGAGTAAGAAGCTTAGCACTCCTCCTTGGACTCATCACTCCACACACACAGTCAATGCCATTTCAATGCTTCTCAAAACTCAAATCTACCACTATCACCTTAGTGCAAGACATTATCATCTCTTATGTATACTATTACAAACAGGTTCTCAACTGGCCTCACTGCCTTAGCCTTGCCTTCCTTTGATTCGTCTTCAAAGTGAGAATCAGACTGTCTAAATGTAATCATGTCGTTTACTCCTCTGCTTAAAAATCTTCTAATGgttttctatcatctatcttcaTATCGTCTATGTCAACTTATCATCTATGTCCAACTCTCTGGTCACCCTCCTTCttggctctctcttttttttttttttttttttaaagacattgtctctctctgtcgcccaagctggagtgcagtggtgcgatctcagctcactgcaacctctgcctcccgggttcaagcgattttcgtgcctcagcctcccgagtagctgggactacaggcatatgccaccatgcctggataatttttttgtatttttagtagagatggggtttcaccatgttggtcaggctggtctggaactcctgacctcaagtgatctacccgtctcggcctcccaaagtgctgggattacaagtgtgagccactgcacccagcctttcttGGCTCTATTCCAGCTGCGCTGGCCTTTTCTCCTGGCATACTCTGTTCCCACCTTGGAGCTTAACTTCTCCTCATACTTATAATCTTGCCTTAAGTATCACAATACCAGAGAGGACTATGTTCCCCTATTGTACCTCTACAGATTTCCCTACCTTCTTCAAGGCACATGTCAAAACTTTAACTCATTAATGACTTGTGCAATTATTTAATGCCTGTCTTTCTTACCAGACTGCAAACTTCTGGGGGATGCAGAGATGGTATGTGTCTTGTTTAATGTTATAttctcctctgcctggaacacaggAGACTCTTAACACAATTTCTtgaatgaaaagaataaatgaataaaagattaACTTGAAGCAGGGAAAGGGACATTTCCTCTTGACACTGAAGGGAATAAAGTGAGGACTGGGCACAAATGTAGATAAGCTAAAAAGTAATTATGGTGGCACTGAGATTAAGGAAGAAATGGGTGGTTTAGGTAATTCATGCCTTGTAGCCCCAATTTTCATGCATTGGCAGAGTGCTGAGAGAGGGGGATAGTGTTTGACTAGATTATGGCTAAGGCTTGAAATAACTGctgaagggagaaggaagaggagaaagaaacttGATTAAGAGTTGGTAAAAGACTGTTTTTGATAGTTGTGAGGGGACAACTCTGCACaacggtagaaactgcaagacaaaATCCTACTAAATCAAATGAATCAGAGAGTGGATTTCTCTGTGAAAAGTCTTAATAAtaccaactttattctttcaagaACGTAAGAGTGTTGGGCTTGACAACTTTGCTAgaagtacttattttattaaaaatgacttACAAAGAACATATTTGTTAAGTAATTTGACTCTTTTAAAATACCTGACATTTCCTTTTGTCAAGTTACTGTAAAcagaattttaattatataatttgttgggaaagttttttttttttttttttttttacaggcagCATACAGGTAAAGGTAGTTAACCTGTTTTTTTAGttaaattacaacaaatttctTACTGGTGGGATCTAAATTAATATTCCACTGACTTCCCTGGCCAATAAGTAAGGTAAGGTATCAATTTCCACAAAAATCTCATCCAGTGTACAATTATTCTCCATCAGTATATCAGAGTAGAAACAGCTTTTGAATTAAACAATTTTTGCTGCTTAATGGTAGCTAATAGTGGTTTCtcggagaaaataaaataattcaattccAGACTCACATTCCCACTCTCCCTCCAGGTGGTGCTATAGCTACAAGCGGAGACAAGTTAACAGCTTGAGCAAAGACAGTTGGCCCTAtcgttgttgttgctgttactattaaataaaataactttaactGCCTTAGTTCTTGGTATTCCCTCTTCCATACAGGCTCACATAATTCTTTGCTTTCTGACTGGCTGAGATTCTAGTATTGTGAGGCAAATATGAAGATTCTCAGTAGAATGACCAGGAATAACTTCAGCAAGATTGTGATAGAAGAGAAGTTATCTTATACTCTCCTTCAAGGCAGATGTCTGTCTTTTCTTTCAGGATCCCCACCATCTTCCCGTCCCTGCCAAATGGTGCCACCACTCCCGCAGATCCCAAATCAGTGCTGTCCTTCTAGGTCTACATCATCTGTCAATGCATGCCTACAGAGGCATTAGCCCAAAGTGTGCTCCCACTGATTCAGGATTAGCTGCATTTTTAAAGGACcattttaatacagaaaaattcTTCAATGAACTATTAAGGGTATATTGATATTCAGGGGTAGTGGGATCTTTTACTCTGCCACAGAAATAAGTTACAGAAAGGGGTAATAGCTatgctacaaaaggaaagctgctaTTATCTTAGTTCTTTCCACCAGAGTGTTCCTAAGTACAAATCTGATAATGGGCTTCATTAATCAGTTCACATCACAAGTCCTTAAAGGACAGCTATCTAACACCTGCCTATAAAAGTTTTGTTTCTAAGTCCCCAACCCTCACTCCTAAATCCactcagcctccacctctcacaaataaaagaataaacgAAGAACTTAGTTCACCTCTTTGGAAAGGCCAAACCCTCTGACCTTAACCCTTAAAAACAGAGGTCAGCACAACCCCATTTGAAGACCTTGAATCTCAAATTCAACATATCAAAACAAACCATCCAGTAATTCACATGTATGAATCCAGACTTTGCAGAAGCATTAGAAATCACATGGCATAAACCTCTTGTTACAGATGATGAAGATGAAACTCAGGAACAGCATTACTTGTCCATAGTCATATAACTGATTAAAGGCAGAACCCACGTCATTATTATTTCTACCACCCCACTGGCTCTCTTCACTTTGTAAATGCAGGGGTGAGGCCATGATATAATTCTGTACATTTTTCCTGGATAAACCTCCAATCTAAAATAACTTTCTTGAAATTTATGCCAAGATGCCCTTCCCACTTCCCAGAATTCCTTAAACATTGATTTTATGAAGTTGTAGAAGAATATTCTTCCATGTTCACGCACTGACTTCACAAAGTTAATTTTAAGATTAGTAAAATATAGTTTATAAAATATAGCTCATGACAAAGATATTAGAACTACTCTAAGGTCTTGTTTTACAAGTTCAGAAGGTTCTCAGTGTTTTTAATCCTCTACAACAGGCTCCAGTGAAtaaacaaattctaaaatttcttGAGTTGAGAAAATACTACTCTAACCTTTAACAAAATAGTTAGCTGAATAAGTGAAATAAGTTTATCATACGTACTTAAAGCTCTAGAATGATCCGGATTCCTTATTCCCTTTGCTCGTAACCTCTGAAGAAGAACTGTTGAGGACAACTGTTTTACAAGATACACTGCCATGGAAtagttctggaaaaaaaaagatgtagaaagCAAACAACATATGTAAGTAAACAGTATACATATTTTACTCTCACCATGATAGCGAAAGAAAACTAACACTTCTTaaaacacctactgtgtgtcaaGTACTGTCTTAGGTGTTTTCATGAAcagtaattcatttaatcctgacCAAAAACCTGTTTTTATGGATGAGGATACTAAAGTACAGAGAAGTAAAAGAACTTGCCCTAATTTTGCAATTTTCAAGTATCAAACCTAGAATTTAAACCCAAGTCTGTCCTGGATTTAATATTACCTATACTTGAAACTAATGAATTTAAGGCACTTACATGAAAGAATACTGTTAAGACTAAGTATAAGCCAAAGACAATAAGATGTCAAAGCTATAAACCATATTTAGTAGGTAATAGATATATCTaaaatagtatctttttttttttttaaattacaaatgagATGGGCTTCCTAATTTATACCTTTTAACCTTTCTCTATGCCTTCAATTAGCTCTTGAAAAGATTATACTTGGGCCATTATCACAGCAAGCAGAGGGAATATTAAAGAAGGTTTTCAAAGAGAAGCTGCTGGTTTGGCAAATGAACAGATGAATATCCATTACCAGCAGACAGATTACCCAGAGATGACagagggagaaggggatgaaaaaaaaaaaaaaaaaaaaaaaaaaacagttaaccAACAAGCTAAGACTGAGTGAAGGGTACATGgttagataagagaaagaaaagatggcTGGGGTTCACGAAGGGTAGGAAGGAGATCTAAATGAGAAGGATCACTTTCTATTTGGTGCTAGGATCAAGAGGAAGATCAAGAGACTTGAAaagaagtaaaaggaaaataactgcTGCCATCTTGTATTTTATAGCTACACATATTTTTCAAAGCATTCTTAACATACACTGCCTACTTCATTTAAACTTTGCAGAAGGCCTATTAAGACATAGGTAGGATAGGTATTTTTCTAAGTGAAGGgctgatgaaactgaggcacaaaaagaTTGTGCAATCTGCTCATGATTAGGCAACTGCTTGATGACAGAGCAGACAGTAGAAACCaaagggaaagggtgggaatATTAAGACAAGGAACTTAATACACTCCCGTCTTTTGACAGAAAATATATTACAATACTCTCTGGAaggtcatatttttatttaaagttcgGAAAGCTATCTGTGTTTACGTGCTACACATTTTCtgagagggaggaaaaagaagtGTCAAAAAAGCTAATTTACCTTCAttaataaatttcacattaatgAGGAACAAGTAACATTAAAACTTTCccagccgggagcagtggctcacgcctgtaatcccagccctttgggaggctgaggcgggcgggtcacgaggtcaggagattgggaccatcctggctaacgtggtaaaaccccgtctctactaaaaatacaaaaaactagccgggtgtggtggcacgcacctgtagtcccagctacttgggagcctggggcaggagaatggcgtgaacctgggaggcggagcttgcagtgagccgagatggcaccactgcactccaggctccctgcaacctccacctcccaggtttgagtgattctcctgcctcagcctcccaagtagctgggactacaagtgtgcaccaccatatctagctaatttttgtggtttttttttttttttttttttttttttttttttttaatagagagagggtttcaccatgttggctaggctggtctcgaactcctgacctcaagtgatccacctgcctcagcctcccaaagtgctgggattacaggcatgagtcaccgggCCCAACTGAAAAgcttcttttagaaaaaaatcttattcaccattattattatttacttgctTAATGCTTCAAGTATGACAGAAACTGGAGAAATGCTAATTAACAATGTGAAACTATGTATTGACAACTTGAATCTTCAGAACTTGGAATTACCCTAAggctttatataaatatttaagaagagaTCGAGCAGAAACTGCAGCAAGTTCAGTGAAAAGATATGCTCACTCTAGTTGAAACATGTaaccaaatagaaaaaataaagtaaaagcagCAAAAAGAATGTGGTACTAACAAATGCCACTTGTACtggtaatataaaatgaaatttttacatAATATGAAAGAGGctcagcagtaaaaaaaaaaaaaaccaccaaagatTAACAGTGACAGAGATTCTTTTCTAGGTAGACAGTATTTTATTGTTCCTGCTAATCCTTCAAATACTAATTCCAACTactgatatatattatattatactgaTGTTTTTGTCTATGGCTTTTTCAaaagtcttaaaaattatttgtcaagTTCATGAGATCCTTTCTCTATAATTGAAATATACTCTGTTCATTATGTGCCCCTTACACTAGTACAAGTTGAGTATCCCTGATCCGAAATGCTTGGGACTATAAGTATTTTggactctgaatttttttttcttccagattttggaatatctgcattatacttaccagttcagcatccctaatctgaaaatctgaagtcTGAAATGCTCAAACAAATATCTCCTTTGAGcatcctgtttttaattttagagcaCCTTgggtttcagattttcagattagggatactcaacctacATCTAAATAATTTCTCTACAAATAATGAGAGTTTAATAAATGCTAAAAGCAGTGATTACCCTGAGGTAGAGGTAGAAGTTACAATATAACTCACTTATTTCTTTCAGAAGAGAGCTATACTAGCTCtcctatttatttcatttgaaaagaCATAGTTGCAACATTTCTCACTGGCAACTGATTATAcaaaagtatttgcaaaataGTAAGATATTCTACATGAACTATTCAGAATATATTCACAAGCTGAATTAAAACAGGAATTTAAAAACAATCTACTAAGTTATTTTCTGGGCTTTGGAAAATAATGCTGATGTAGTGTTTTACTTCCCCAGAAAAACGTCTTCAAATCTTTGTAGTTTGGAAACCTTCCTATGGAAGAGTATTTCCCCCTCTCCTCTGGTGCTTTTTATCAGCAGCCATAGTCCCCTCCTCTCCTACAGTTTCAGACTTCTTTCCTATTTCACCAAAAACACTCCCCTTCTTCCTTGGTGAGCTGTTCTTTTCATACACAAAAACAGAACATTTTCAAAACTTTCctcaaaaaggaggaaaaagggaacTCCAAGGTacactagaaataaaatatttaaaaggattttaaaaacctAATGGTGACATAcgagttaaaggaaaaaaatataacccTGAGAGATGTCAAAAAGAATTTTGATATAATTCAAAATTCATTTCTAACAAAAATATccagtaaaaaagaaatatagaaatacatCATTGATATAATAAAGTTCTATCAAACTTAATAGCAACATAATAATGTTGTAACAGTAGCAGTATTCTCATTAACATAAGGAGCAAATCAAATATGTCCACTACTGCCTGCATTGTTTAACGCTGTTTACAAAGTTCTAGGTAGTCGAAcaagaaataaatgacaaaagtattagggtaatataatttatatgacaTACCTCAAACTCAAAACTGTCAATGTAGAAATATCAATAAATCATCTAAAAAGCTAATAGAACTGATATATGAATTTAGCtatgaaatacatattaaaaataactagtTTTTAAGTAAACcaacaataaataaattctttgaaaatataacagGAAAAAAGATCTCTTTTTATAATAGCAGTAATAATAACAACCAACATAGGAATTAGCAAAAAATATGCAGGAATTGTAGGAAACCTATTAAATTGCTGAGGAacataaaagaatatttgaaaatacagttccTAGAATGGTTATAttaaatattgtaaataaattCTCCCTAACTTAATCTATAACTTTAAAGAAATCTCATCCAAATTCTCAGAAAGATGTGCAAGTGGGGtacaggagggaggaaaagaaatgtGATACAGTAATTCTACTTTATCTGGAAgaatgaatgttaaaaaaaaaaaaagtaatacaggAGAATCAATGTCAGCCCTGCCGGTGTGGTTCCAATAACCACCAATATGCAGATGACTCACACATTTTTTCCCTCTAGCCCAAGTGTATCCTTTAAGCCTATCTGCCCCACTGCCTATTCAGGATGTCTCACAGGCATTTCAAACTCAAAAGTTTCAAAAGTAAATTCATAATTTTCTCCATCTTGTCCTCCAATGCCCATTcttcaaagtaaaacaaaacaaacaaaacaaaacacacccaCATTCAGTCCTTTTCCAGTGTTTCCTCTATCTCAGCAGCAGTATCATTCACCTAGCTACCCACCCAGAAACCAAGGACTCATCAGTCACATCTTAGCCCTCGACTTTCAATTCATCACTTAATCCTGCAGATGCCCCTACTTACCTCCATTTCTACTGCCACCACTCTAGACAAAGATACTACTTCATTAATACTTCCGCAAGAGCTGGCTCCTAAGAGATGTCCTTCTGCACGATTCTGGCCTCCATTTAAACTATTTACCACTCCAAAGAGTGaccttttctaaaaagaaatacagaactaTAAACTTCCtgcttaaaaagagaaaatcctggccagggacagtggctcacgcctgtaatcccagcactttgggatgccatggcaggtggatcacaatgtcaggagtccaagaccagcctggccaagatggtgaaaccccgtctctactaaaaatacaaaaattagccaggtgcagtggcaggcgcctgtaatcccagctatttgggaggctgtggcaggagaatcgcttgaacccagggaatggaggttgcaatgagccgagatcgcaccactgtactccagcctgggcaagagtgagactctgtctcaaaaaaagaaaaagaaaaagaaaatccttaacTTTAACATTACCTACAATGCCCTGAATGGTTTAGTCCTATCTTACCCCTCTAGCCACATCTCATATaccactctttcccattctctGCACTCTAGTCAGTGAATCCC
This genomic window contains:
- the LOC129482347 gene encoding small ribosomal subunit protein bS21m; translated protein: MAKHLMFITRTVMVQEGNVESAYRTLNRILTMDGLIEDIKRRRYYEKPCRRRQRESYERCRRIYNMEMARKINFLMRKNRADPWQGC